One Mycolicibacterium rufum genomic window, ACACCGCCGCCGTCGGCACCGCGGGCATGATCACCACGGCCAGCGCCGTCGACCAGGTGCTCTCCCCGTTCGAGGTGGCATGCCTGGACGTGCAGGGACACGCCCTCGGGCGGCCCGTGTCGGATCTTCTCGGCGGCGCGGTGCGCGACGCGGTGCCGTTCAGCGCCTACCTGTTCTACAAGTGGGCGGCGCATCCCGGCGCCGAACCGGATGTGTTCGGTGAGGCGCTCGACCCGGCCGGGCTCGTCGACCAAGCGCACCGCATCATCGACGAATACGGCTTCACCGCCATCAAACTCAAGGGCGGGGTGTTCCCGCCCGAGGAGGAGATGGCCGCGATCGAGGCGTTGTCGCGCGCGTTCCCGGGGATGCCGCTGCGACTGGACCCCAACGCGGCGTGGACACCGCAGACGTCGGTGAAGGTGGCGACCGGGCTGGCTGGCGTGCTCGAGTACCTCGAGGACCCGACACCCGGCCTGGCCGGTATGGCCGAGGTGGCCCGTCAGGCGCCGATGCCGCTGGCGACCAACATGTGCGTCGTCGCGTTCGACCAGCTGGCGCCCGCGGTGGCCCAGGGATCGGTGAACGTCGTTCTGTCCGATCATCATTACTGGGGTGGCCTGCAGCGCTCCCGGCTGTTGGCCGGGATCTGCGACACCTTCGGCCTCGGGCTGTCGATGCACTCGAATTCGCATCTGGGCATCAGCCTGGCCGCGATGGTGCACCTGGCGGGCGCCACCCCGAACCTGACCTATGCCTGTGACACGCACTGGCCGTGGAAGACCGAGGACGTCGTGAAGCCCGGTGCGCTGCGCTTCGTCGACGGCTCCGTTCCGGTG contains:
- a CDS encoding glucarate dehydratase family protein, with product MAGIRITGARITPVAFVDPPLLNTVGVHQPYALRAIIQLDTDAGLVGLGETYADTRHLTRLQAAAEAITGLDVFALNWIRAAIADRLRGDTAAVGTAGMITTASAVDQVLSPFEVACLDVQGHALGRPVSDLLGGAVRDAVPFSAYLFYKWAAHPGAEPDVFGEALDPAGLVDQAHRIIDEYGFTAIKLKGGVFPPEEEMAAIEALSRAFPGMPLRLDPNAAWTPQTSVKVATGLAGVLEYLEDPTPGLAGMAEVARQAPMPLATNMCVVAFDQLAPAVAQGSVNVVLSDHHYWGGLQRSRLLAGICDTFGLGLSMHSNSHLGISLAAMVHLAGATPNLTYACDTHWPWKTEDVVKPGALRFVDGSVPVPTTPGLGVEIDEEALDALHEQYVRCGIRDRDDTGYMQTVDPSFALRSPRW